In Halomonas alkalicola, the following proteins share a genomic window:
- the exaC gene encoding acetaldehyde dehydrogenase ExaC, with amino-acid sequence MIYANPGQSGSVITFEQRYGNYIGGEFVPPVKGGYFDNVSPVNGEVFCQIPRSTAEDIDKALDAAHAAAPAWGRTSAAESSNILLRIADRIEQNLEMLAVAETWDNGKAVRETLNADLPLAVDHFRYFAGCIRAQEGTAADIDANTVAYHFHEPLGVVGQIIPWNFPLLMAVWKLAPALAAGNCVVLKPAEQTPASILELMKLVGDLLPPGVVNVVNGYGAEAGQALATSKRIAKIAFTGSTPVGSHILKCAAENIIPSTVELGGKSPNIYCADIMNAEPEFIDKAAEGLVLAFFNQGEVCTCPSRALIQESMYDAFMARVMEKVGRIKRGNPLDTDVQVGAQASQEQFDKIMSYMEIAREEGAEFLTGGDKESLDPSIDKGFYIQPTLLKGNNKMRVFQEEIFGPVVAVTTFKDEAEALAIANDTEFGLGAGVWSRDINVAFRMGRGIQAGRVWTNCYHQYPAHAAFGGYKKSGVGRETHKVALEHYQQTKNLLVSYDTNPLGFF; translated from the coding sequence ATGATCTACGCCAACCCCGGCCAGTCCGGTTCCGTCATCACCTTCGAGCAGCGCTACGGCAACTACATCGGCGGCGAATTCGTCCCGCCGGTCAAGGGCGGCTACTTCGACAACGTCAGCCCGGTCAACGGCGAGGTGTTCTGCCAGATTCCCCGCTCCACCGCCGAGGATATCGACAAGGCGCTGGACGCGGCCCACGCCGCCGCCCCGGCCTGGGGCAGGACCTCCGCCGCCGAGAGCAGCAACATCCTGCTCAGGATCGCCGACCGCATCGAGCAGAACCTCGAGATGCTGGCCGTGGCCGAGACCTGGGACAACGGCAAGGCGGTGCGCGAGACTCTGAATGCCGACCTGCCGCTGGCCGTCGACCACTTCCGCTACTTCGCCGGTTGCATCCGCGCCCAGGAGGGCACCGCCGCCGACATCGACGCCAACACCGTGGCCTACCACTTCCACGAGCCGCTGGGCGTGGTGGGGCAGATCATCCCCTGGAACTTCCCGCTGCTGATGGCGGTGTGGAAGCTGGCCCCGGCCCTGGCGGCGGGCAACTGCGTGGTGCTCAAGCCCGCCGAGCAGACCCCGGCCTCGATCCTGGAGCTGATGAAGCTGGTCGGCGACCTGCTGCCGCCGGGGGTGGTCAACGTCGTCAACGGCTACGGCGCCGAGGCGGGCCAGGCGCTCGCCACCAGCAAGCGCATCGCCAAGATCGCCTTCACCGGCTCCACCCCGGTAGGCTCGCATATCCTCAAGTGCGCCGCCGAGAACATCATCCCCTCCACGGTGGAGCTGGGCGGCAAGTCCCCCAACATCTACTGCGCCGACATCATGAACGCCGAGCCGGAGTTCATCGACAAGGCGGCGGAGGGCCTGGTGCTGGCCTTCTTCAACCAGGGCGAGGTGTGCACCTGCCCCTCCCGGGCGCTGATCCAGGAGTCCATGTACGACGCCTTCATGGCCAGGGTCATGGAGAAGGTAGGCAGGATCAAGCGCGGCAACCCGCTCGACACCGACGTCCAGGTGGGCGCCCAGGCCTCCCAGGAGCAGTTCGACAAGATCATGTCCTACATGGAGATCGCGCGCGAAGAGGGCGCCGAGTTCCTCACCGGCGGCGACAAGGAGAGCCTGGACCCGAGCATCGACAAGGGCTTCTACATCCAGCCGACACTCCTCAAGGGCAACAACAAGATGCGCGTCTTCCAGGAGGAGATCTTCGGCCCGGTGGTGGCCGTCACCACCTTCAAGGACGAGGCGGAGGCGCTGGCCATCGCCAACGACACCGAGTTCGGCCTCGGCGCCGGGGTGTGGAGCCGCGACATCAACGTCGCCTTCCGTATGGGCCGCGGCATCCAGGCCGGCCGGGTGTGGACCAACTGCTACCACCAGTACCCGGCCCACGCCGCCTTCGGCGGCTACAAGAAGTCCGGCGTCGGCCGCGAGACCCACAAGGTGGCGCTCGAGCACTACCAGCAGACCAAGAACCTGCTGGTCAGCTATGACACCAACCCGCTGGGCTTCTTCTGA
- the adhP gene encoding alcohol dehydrogenase AdhP: protein MDKTMKAAVVRKFGEPLAIEEVETPRPQKGEILVKVAASGVCHTDLHAAHGDWPVKPNPPFIPGHEGVGHIVAIGEGVKHVKEGDRVGVPWLYSACGHCEHCLGGWETLCESQQNTGYSVNGGFADYTLADAGFVGLLPDNVDFLEIAPVLCAGVTVYKGLKMTDTRPGQWVVVSGIGGLGHMAVQYARAMGLNVAAVDIDDGKLALAERLGATVTVNAMKTDPVDYLKREIGGAHGALVTAVSPKAFDQGQRMLRRGGTLVLNGLPPGDFPLPIFDTVLNGITVRGSIVGTRQDLQEALDFAGEGKVKATVATDRLENINDVFQRMIDGKIEGRIVLDMAD, encoded by the coding sequence ATGGACAAGACGATGAAGGCCGCTGTAGTACGCAAGTTCGGTGAGCCCTTGGCTATCGAGGAGGTAGAGACGCCTCGGCCCCAGAAGGGCGAGATCCTGGTCAAGGTGGCCGCTTCGGGCGTCTGCCATACCGATCTGCATGCCGCTCACGGTGACTGGCCGGTGAAGCCCAATCCGCCGTTCATTCCCGGCCACGAGGGCGTCGGGCATATTGTCGCCATCGGCGAGGGCGTGAAACACGTCAAGGAGGGCGATCGTGTTGGCGTTCCCTGGCTCTATTCGGCCTGTGGCCACTGTGAGCACTGCCTGGGCGGCTGGGAGACGCTGTGCGAGTCGCAGCAAAATACCGGCTACTCGGTGAACGGAGGCTTCGCCGATTACACATTGGCCGATGCGGGATTCGTCGGCCTCCTGCCCGATAATGTCGACTTTCTAGAGATCGCTCCGGTGCTGTGTGCCGGCGTGACCGTCTACAAGGGGCTCAAGATGACCGACACTCGCCCAGGGCAGTGGGTGGTGGTTTCGGGCATCGGCGGGCTTGGCCACATGGCCGTGCAGTACGCTCGTGCCATGGGGCTCAACGTGGCGGCGGTGGACATCGATGACGGCAAGCTGGCGTTGGCCGAAAGGCTTGGGGCGACGGTCACTGTCAATGCCATGAAGACCGATCCGGTCGACTACCTGAAGCGCGAGATCGGCGGCGCTCATGGGGCGCTGGTCACGGCGGTATCGCCCAAAGCCTTCGATCAGGGCCAGCGCATGCTGCGTCGCGGCGGCACCCTGGTGCTCAACGGCCTGCCGCCGGGCGACTTCCCGCTGCCGATCTTCGATACCGTGCTCAACGGCATCACCGTGCGGGGCTCCATCGTCGGCACCCGTCAGGATCTGCAGGAGGCGCTGGACTTTGCCGGCGAGGGCAAGGTGAAGGCCACCGTCGCCACCGACAGGCTGGAGAACATCAACGATGTCTTCCAGCGCATGATCGATGGCAAGATCGAAGGGCGCATCGTGCTCGATATGGCCGACTGA
- the dauA gene encoding C4-dicarboxylic acid transporter DauA — protein MSRSTPRSGYRLPVPGSALLAAWRAGYGLAELRHDLMAGLTIGIVAVPLSMALAIATGVPPQHGLYTAIVAGAIIALTGGSRFNISGPTAAFVVILFPIVASHGVGGLLIATQMAGLILTALGLARLGSLIQFVPYPVVLGFTAGIAVVIALLQLPHFLGLAGVELGDSTPHNLAAIVRAAPTLAPAELGIGLVTLATLILWPRLKIPVPAPLVGLIAGTLAALAVSAAGVEVATIASRFSWEFQGQGGSGIPPFAPGLVVPWRLPGPDGTPLVVDFALIRELLGPALAIAMLAAIESLLCAVVADGLTRTRHDPNAELIGQGLGNMVVPFFGGITATAALARTATNIRSGAVSPLAAVVHALVVLLAVVLLAGVLGYVPMAALAALLFIIAWNMSEARHFAHTLKSAPGSDVAVLVICFALTVVFDMVLAVAVGMGLAAALFIRRMASLTETRQLHAGEREAPPTLPRGVACYDINGPLFFGAAEKAVSSLRVVDPEVRVMMLDMRDVPSLDGTAIVALQSLVEELRIERVGVIFVGLPARMVIKLKRAGVRREAGRLAMVASQAHAARLAERWLALEARHHG, from the coding sequence ATGTCCCGGTCTACCCCCAGGAGCGGCTATCGTCTTCCCGTGCCCGGCAGCGCCCTGCTGGCCGCCTGGCGCGCGGGCTACGGCCTGGCCGAACTGCGTCACGACCTGATGGCCGGCCTGACCATCGGCATCGTCGCGGTGCCGCTCTCCATGGCGCTGGCCATCGCCACCGGGGTACCTCCCCAGCACGGGCTCTACACCGCCATCGTGGCCGGCGCCATCATCGCCCTGACCGGCGGCTCCCGATTCAACATTTCCGGCCCCACCGCGGCCTTCGTGGTGATCCTCTTTCCCATCGTCGCCAGCCACGGCGTCGGCGGGTTGCTGATCGCCACCCAGATGGCGGGATTGATCCTTACGGCCCTGGGCCTCGCCCGGCTGGGCAGCCTGATCCAGTTCGTGCCCTACCCGGTGGTGCTCGGCTTCACCGCCGGCATCGCGGTAGTGATTGCCCTGCTGCAGCTCCCCCACTTCCTGGGACTGGCCGGAGTCGAGCTCGGCGACAGCACCCCGCACAACCTGGCCGCCATCGTTCGCGCCGCGCCGACCCTGGCCCCGGCCGAGCTGGGCATCGGCCTGGTGACCCTGGCCACCCTGATCCTCTGGCCACGCTTGAAGATTCCGGTGCCGGCTCCCCTGGTAGGCCTGATCGCAGGCACCCTGGCGGCCCTGGCAGTGAGCGCCGCCGGGGTCGAGGTCGCCACCATCGCCTCGCGCTTCAGTTGGGAGTTCCAGGGCCAGGGCGGCAGTGGCATCCCGCCCTTCGCTCCCGGGCTGGTGGTCCCCTGGCGACTGCCAGGGCCCGACGGCACGCCACTGGTGGTGGACTTTGCGCTGATTCGCGAACTGCTTGGTCCGGCGCTGGCCATCGCCATGCTGGCGGCCATCGAATCACTGCTCTGCGCGGTGGTGGCCGACGGCCTGACCCGCACCCGTCACGACCCCAACGCCGAGTTGATCGGCCAGGGGCTCGGCAACATGGTGGTGCCCTTCTTCGGTGGCATCACCGCCACCGCGGCCCTGGCGCGCACCGCCACCAATATCCGCAGCGGCGCGGTCTCGCCGCTGGCCGCGGTGGTCCATGCCCTGGTGGTGCTGCTGGCGGTGGTGCTGCTGGCCGGGGTGCTGGGCTACGTGCCCATGGCGGCGCTGGCCGCCCTGCTCTTCATCATCGCCTGGAATATGAGCGAAGCGCGCCACTTCGCCCATACCCTGAAGAGTGCCCCGGGAAGCGACGTGGCGGTACTGGTGATCTGCTTCGCGCTCACGGTGGTCTTCGATATGGTGCTGGCGGTGGCCGTGGGCATGGGCCTGGCCGCGGCGCTGTTCATCCGCCGCATGGCCAGCCTCACCGAGACGCGCCAGCTGCATGCCGGCGAACGCGAGGCACCGCCGACGCTGCCCCGCGGGGTGGCTTGCTACGATATCAACGGCCCGCTGTTCTTTGGCGCTGCCGAGAAGGCCGTCTCGTCGCTGCGGGTGGTAGACCCGGAGGTGAGGGTGATGATGCTGGACATGCGCGATGTACCGAGCCTGGATGGCACCGCCATCGTCGCCCTGCAGTCGCTGGTGGAGGAGCTTCGCATCGAGCGGGTCGGCGTCATCTTCGTCGGCCTGCCGGCGCGGATGGTGATCAAGCTCAAGCGGGCCGGCGTCCGCCGCGAGGCGGGCCGGCTGGCCATGGTCGCCAGCCAGGCCCATGCCGCCCGCCTGGCCGAGCGCTGGCTGGCCTTGGAGGCGCGACACCATGGGTAA